The DNA window aacactcacttgtttgttcttgtacatacatgaggtatttattgttaattgtttaagcttgatgttttatccaaaggatgggaatgatattgactaaattgtcaaggtacttaaattcttttccaatctcttttatattTGTgcaaagtattttaaagcttttcacttgtttatggtttagtattgttaaagcttagcaaaaaaaaaccctttgttttgaaaccttggtttTGAGAAtaaaattattcccggtgaaactattcttgatccattgatcttgtttttaaaccttggtgttaagagatgaattattcccggtgaaactttcttaacccattgatcttgtattttaaagcttgatccttctttgatttgttttaaatttgttaagtattttaaagcataaccttttaaaacttattaggtattttaaagcctaatccttttttaatttgttaagtattttaaagcttaaccctttaaacttattaggtattttaaagcctaatcttcttttaaacttgctaagtattttaaagcttaaccatcttttaaaattttgtgagtattttaaagctcacaccctaaaagattttggccactttggcccctttttccctttttaaaaaaagaggaactacagaagctctgacttccctattgcacctaaggggtatgtaggcctaagatgcgatatcttatcaaGTTCActttcaaaatattcttttccCATCCacaccctctatttcaaacaagtttttcacataggttTTTCATAGAAAaggtatttataaacaaaagataataacatGAAAACAAAGAGGTttccatggagtaccatggatatgaggggtgcttaaaaccttccccttgtataacaaaccctctgtagccagatctctgataagtttattagttttgattttaaaaacttatgtgggttttattcgctctttcacccattcctttttggaaacaataaagcgcggtggcgactctgattaaaatgagctaagtcttcccatgactctagtctcaccaaatTCACCGCTACAAGAAAgtggtgactctgctggggatgttgatgaaACTATTGGTACATCTTTGGAAGGGTTGACCTaatctttgtttttattattatcttttgttattATCTTTGTTTTTGTACATAACCTTTTATTTTTGTCTCTTACTTTTCTATgtgtatatttataattttattgggttgtattgggaaagggagtcatgccccttgtggtgagacaaatcctaacccggatttagAGTGTACACTTATTATAGTCATTTATGGAGGCCTCTTTGGAAGTAACTTTGTTGACCATGTAGTTGGGAATACATCGTTGCATTCAACTAGGCTGTAGAAGCTGGGGACCTAGAAACCCTTAACCAATATTGGCCATTAAGATGTAGTGTGGAAACTATGTCTGATTCATTTTCAGAATAGTTGTTACACGAGGCTACGCTCAGATGAGgttctcttggattttgttcaaaCGAGTATGTTGATACAAAGTTTATAATCTCCAAGTTGGGCTGCTTGAGTCTGGGAAAGAATAGAACCTTGATCTACAGGTACAAAATaaccatagtacacacctttgggatgggtagacctctggctccatgctcgtgactttgaaccCTCAAGCCCATGTTTTtgctatgtttgcattcattcatccatgcatctaaaaacataatatctttcaaggaattaaaagaaaccttttgttttgtaaacattataGGATGGAACctgaaagaagaaaaaccaagaaatatacttTCAAGAGTTTAGAGGTGGAAGAATTAAGAAAGCTAGGATCCTTGATTGTTGATCAAGATAAGTTTTGTAGCAAGTATGGAAGATTGTTGTATCTCCTCAGAACCAAGATGGAAGAAGGAATCCTCTCCACTTTGATCCACTTCTATGACTCATTGTATCATTGCTTCACCTTCCCTGATTATCAACTATTGCCTACCTTGGAAGAGTATTCAAGCATTATTGGGTTACCTATTACCGAAAGAattcctttcactggtttagaacaagatcccaaacctTGTGAGATTGCAAAATATACTCATTTGAGAAAaggagaagttgaaaagaaaatgaTTACTAAAGGAGGATTACCTGGATTACCTGTTGAGTTCTTAATTGAGAAAGCTCTCACCTTGTCACAAGAaggaaaggaagaagactttgaaGCTGTTTTTGCCTTGTTGGTGTATGGATTGTTCTTATTCCCAAACAttaacaactttgttgatatgaatgccATCAAGATCTTTATGAAGAAGAATCCTGTTCCCACCTTACTCGGGGACACTTATTATTCTATTCATCTCAGAAATTCCTATGGAAAGGGAATGGTTACCCGTTGTACTCATTTACTATACAAGTGGTACATATCTCATCTGCCTGACACCTCTGAATTCTGGAGCCAGAAAGAAGAATTGAAATGGTCACACAAGATCATGACTCTTACCAACACTGAGATTGTTTGAACAAACAACACTTTTGTAGAATGAAGACCTTAGACTGCTGTGGTGATTTCCCTAATGTGCCCCTCATTGGTACAAAAAGAGCAATCAGCTATAGCCCCGTGTTAGCTCGTCGTCAATTTGGGTTTCCTATGGACAAAAGAACAAGGAGAAATTTATTGGAGGGATTCTTTTTGGAAGAAAGAGTTGAGAACAAGGAGTTTAGAGAAAGGATTGCTAATGCTTGGCATCCAAGCCACAGAAAAGAAATCAAaaattggaagaccaaaggtgaTCTCTCTCCTGAGCCCTTTGATAGTTGGGTCACTGCCAGAGCT is part of the Vicia villosa cultivar HV-30 ecotype Madison, WI linkage group LG2, Vvil1.0, whole genome shotgun sequence genome and encodes:
- the LOC131649150 gene encoding uncharacterized protein LOC131649150 — encoded protein: MEPERRKTKKYTFKSLEVEELRKLGSLIVDQDKFCSKYGRLLYLLRTKMEEGILSTLIHFYDSLYHCFTFPDYQLLPTLEEYSSIIGLPITERIPFTGLEQDPKPCEIAKYTHLRKGEVEKKMITKGGLPGLPVEFLIEKALTLSQEGKEEDFEAVFALLVYGLFLFPNINNFVDMNAIKIFMKKNPVPTLLGDTYYSIHLRNSYGKGMVTRCTHLLYKWYISHLPDTSEFWSQKEELKWSHKIMTLTNTEIV